The following proteins come from a genomic window of Megalops cyprinoides isolate fMegCyp1 chromosome 6, fMegCyp1.pri, whole genome shotgun sequence:
- the cpne1 gene encoding copine-1: protein MAAQCVSKVELSISCNSLIDKDVGSKSDPLCVLLQSIGEDKWAELDRTERVKNCQDPEFSKKLIIDYYFEKVQKLKFGIYDIDNKSVDLGDDDFLGGFECTLGQVVSSKKLTRPLQLKKGKPAGKGTITITAEEIKDNRAIVLEVEARSLDKKDMFGKSDPFLEFFKQGDDGKWQLVHRTEVIKNNLNPTWKKFTVPLQTFCSCDMNKPIKVHCSDYDSDGSHDLIGIFQTNVSELQKAGHGSPVEFDCIHPEKQKKKKNYKNSGVVKIKSCSIVTQYTFLDYVMGGCQINFTVGIDFTGSNGDPRSPESLHYLSPNGLNQYLSAIWSVGQVVQDYDTDKLFPAFGFGAQIPPNFQVSHEFALNFNPNSPYCQGVQGIVEAYRMCLPQVRLYGPTNFSPIINHVARIASGAAQQNNASQYFVLLIITDGEITDLDQTRQAIVESSRLPMSLIIVGVGEADFKAMEFLDGDDGVLKSLSGEPVARDIVQFVPFRNFAKAPMEALAQSVLAEVPSQVVSYFKMRNLSPVNPPASK, encoded by the exons aTGGCTGCTCAGTGTGTGTCAAAGGTAGAACTGTCCATCTCTTGCAACAGTCTCATTGACAAAGACGTTGGCTCCAAGTCAGACccgctgtgtgtgctgctgcagAGCATTGGAGAAGACAAATGGGCAGAG CTGGACCGCACAGAGAGGGTCAAGAACTGCCAGGATCCGGAATTCTCGAAGAAGCTCATCATAGATTACTACTTTGAGAAGGTGCAGAAGCTGAAGTTTGGCATCTACGACATCGACAACAAGTCGGTTGACCTTGGAGATGATGACTTCCTCGGAGGGTTTGAGTGCACGCTGGGGCAG GTGGTGTCCAGTAAGAAGCTTACTAGACCCTTGCAGCTCAAGAAAGGCAAACCTGCTGGGAAAGGAACAATCACG attACGGCAGAGGAGATTAAAGACAACAGAGCCATTGTGCTAGAAGTTGAAGCAAGGAGCCTCGATAAGAAG GACATGTTTGGGAAATCTGATCCTTTCCTGGAGTTCTTTAAGCAAGGGGACGATGGCAAGTGGCAGCTGGTCCACAGAACAGAA gttattaaaaataatctgAATCCAACGTGGAAGAAATTCACAGTTCCCCTTCAAACGTTTTGCAGTTGTGACATGAACAAGCCAATCAAG GTCCATTGCTCTGATTATGATAGCGATGGGTCTCATGACCTTATTGGTATTTTCCAAACCAATGTGTCTGAGCTGCAGAAAGCGGGCCATGGCTCACCG GTGGAGTTTGACTGTATTCACCCTGAgaagcagaagaaaaagaagaattacAAAAACTCCGGAGTGGTGAAGATAAAGTCCTGTTCG ATTGTGACTCAGTACACCTTCCTGGATTATGTTATGGGAGGATGTCAGATCAATTTCACG GTGGGGATTGACTTCACAGGGTCCAATGGTGATCCCCGCTCACCTGAGTCCCTGCATTACCTGAGTCCAAATGGGCTAAACCAGTACCTCTCTGCCATCTGGTCTGTCGGACAGGTGGTGCAGGACTATGACAC GGATAAACTCTTCCCAGCGTTTGGATTTGGTGCCCAAATACCTCCAAACTTTCAG GTGTCCCATGAATTTGCATTGAACTTCAACCCCAACAGTCCCTACTGCCAAG GGGTTCAGGGGATCGTGGAGGCCTACCGCATGTGCTTGCCCCAGGTCCGGCTCTATGGGCCCACAAACTTCTCCCCCATCATAAACCACGTGGCCCGCATCGCCTCCGGGGCAGCACAGCAGAATAATGCATCG cAATACTTTGTGCTGCTGATCATCACCGATGGGGAGATCACTGATCTGGACCAGACACGGCAGGCCATCGTGGAGAGCTCCCGGCTGCCCATGTCCCTCATCATCGTGGGCGTCGGTGAGGCCGACTTCAAGGCCATGGAGTTCCTGGACGGAGACGACGGCGTGCTCAAGTCTCTGTCCGGCGAGCCCGTGGCGAGGGACATCGTGCAGTTTGTGCCTTTCCGAAACTTCGCCAAA gctCCTATGGAAGCTCTCGCCCAGAGTGTGTTGGCAGAGGTGCCCAGTCAGGTGGTGTCCTACTTCAAAATGCGCAACCTGTCACCCGTCAACCCTCCTGCGTCCAAGTGA